Part of the Gammaproteobacteria bacterium genome, AGCTGCTCCTTGATGCTTTTGAGAAATCCCACCGCCTGCCTGCCGTCGATGAGCCGATGATCGTAGCTCAGGGCCAGATACATCATCGGGCGGATGACAATGGCATCATCCACGACCACGGCGCGTTTCTGG contains:
- a CDS encoding dihydrolipoamide succinyltransferase — translated: QKRAVVVDDAIVIRPMMYLALSYDHRLIDGRQAVGFLKSIKEQLEQVEAASLGL